Proteins from a genomic interval of Cucumis melo cultivar AY chromosome 7, USDA_Cmelo_AY_1.0, whole genome shotgun sequence:
- the LOC127150348 gene encoding uncharacterized protein LOC127150348, which translates to MTSTSTSTDGPFYKINPSHHFYSLVSCLSHLEKTTHNIKAKLKPDQLALFRKTKFGHFLDLNIVFNGPLIHYLLLREVEDEGKDSISFLLGGVVCTFGRREFNIVTGLWGPKEDYIQLGGNSRLLEKFFKDKDCVYVSDLEDIFLEYEGDDDDIVKLALVYFIEISLLGKDRRTKVDIGFLKIADDWNSFNNYDWGRIVFVRTLSALKRALDKQYAKGKKKSTQTKKYTINGFPHALQVWAYESIPTIIGCGVDKVNDHAIPRMLRWVCQQSPKSQTISQVFDSPMVSSKQ; encoded by the exons atgacatcgacttcaacatcgaccgacggacccttctacaagattaatccttcccatcatttttattccctagtaagctgtttgtctcatttggaaaagacaacacataatattaaggccaaactcaaacccgatcaattagccttatttaggaaaacaaagtttgggcactttttggacctaaatattgtcttcaatgggccactcatccactacttactgttaagggaggtggaagatgaaggaaaggattctataagtttcctactagggggcgttgtttgtactttcggtaggagagagtttaacatcgtaactggactatggggtcctaaagaggactatattcagttgggtgggaacagtcgactgttggagaagtttttcaaagacaaggactgtgtttacgttagcgacttagaagatatatttttggaatacgagggtgatgacgatgatatcgtcaaattagctttagtctactttatagagatatctttgttgggaaaagataggcgaaccaaagtggacattggttttttgaagattgctgatgattggaattcatttaataattatgattggggtcggattgtttttgtacgcacgctaagtgcattgaaaagagccttggacaagcaatatgccaagggaaagaagaaatcaacacagacaaaaaaatatactatcaatggatttccgcatgcattacag gtttgggcatatgagtctataccaaccatcattggatgtggtgtagataaagtaaacgatcatgccataccacgaatgctgaggtgggtgtgccaacaatcaccaaagtcccaaactataagccaggtgtttgactcgccaatggtaagtagcaagcaatag
- the LOC127150347 gene encoding uncharacterized protein LOC127150347, with product MTPEEEQLKIASGELFENFRSSTIIQSKNGGSKRVREVVNDEDELKKSKKQKSKIKMKKAIRNLQDRVAVVEGQLNTIKSDIDELKGLMSTILKHIGLQRKGDEGDHKVSEGLEDEHIEVKKKGDEDVLEKKVDIGLEEPIDVVDDEDVIEIEPFLTQRPHVRPARRKRASVYLSTPFTTLPKRSLTSTTSTSESEAIVYDPMHKILDVHLDRLRAWITDKRTDDELRETFHGKKSKAFFRDLFMCRRWLSDEHLDALFLFIRLKIKAAGIPSSQNFTTADTIFMRILVSKWPLYKECIKENRPFDWDEEYRLVDYVVGSKVDFQDPWASVDYVYSPFNVHGNHWVLLCLDLVSCQVKVWDSLPSLTTAEEMTNILLPIRQLVPKLLDSTGFFDRRGRSSTYKEPWPVVIVDPIPLQRNNCDCGVFAIKYFEYIAAGVGLDTLCQENMSYFRKQLAFQVWTNQHSYVLKY from the exons atgacacctgaagaggagcaattgaaaattgcttcaggtgaactttttgaaaacttccgctcatctaccattattcagtcgaagaatggtggttcaaaaagagtacgagaagttgttaacgatgaagatgagttgaaaaagagtaagaaacagaagtccaagattaagatgaaaaaggctattcgaaatctccaagatcgagtagcggttgttgaaggccaacttaatactataaaatccgatattgacgaattgaagggcctgatgtcaaccatattgaagcacattggacttcaaagaaag ggtgacgaaggggaccacaaggtgtccgaaggcttggaggatgaacacattgaagttaaaaagaag ggtgacgaagatgtgttggagaagaaggttgatattggtttagaggagccaatagatgtcgttgacgatgaggacgtcatagagatagaaccatttctcactcaacgaccacacgttcggcccgcccgtaggaagcgtgcaagtgtttacctatcaaccccattcacaactctacctaaacggtctctgacatcaaccaccagcacctctgagtctgaagcaattgtttatgatcctatgcacaaaatacttgacgtccatttagatagacttcgagcgtggattacagacaagcgtacagacgatgagctgcgtgaaacctttcatgggaaaaaatcgaaggcttttttcagagacttgtttatgtgtcgccggtggttgtcggatgag catttggatgcactttttcttttcattcgcttgaagattaaggcagccgggataccttcttctcagaacttcacaactgcggacacaatctttatg cgcattttagtttcgaagtggcccctatacaaagaatgtattaaagagaatcgcccgtttgactgggacgaagagtataggttggttgactatgttgtcgggtcaaaagtggacttccaagatccttgggcaagtgttgattacgtttactctccattcaatgtccatggcaaccattgggttctattatgcttggatttggtaagttgtcaagtgaaggtatgggattcgcttccgtcacttacaactgccgaagagatgacaaacatattactgcccattcgacagttggtgccaaagttgttagatagtactggcttctttgataggagaggtagatcatcgacatacaaggaaccttggccagttgtcattgttgacccaattccacttcaacgaaataattgtgattgtggcgtattcgcaattaagtattttgagtacatagctgctggtgttggtttagatacattatgtcaagaaaacatgtcatactttagaaaacaattagcatttcaagtATGGAccaaccaacactcctatgtattgaaatattaa
- the LOC127150309 gene encoding uncharacterized protein LOC127150309 — protein sequence MAVPSEKYFPATVSCQVHKIGSLIKDKLTKDQLQMFEKTIFGPLLNVNMVFNGQLIHHFLLRQIPEDGNADGICFSVLGKNVRFTQKEFNIITGLWPTNNPLEKDCDSKRLQSLLFGSENKKVITCLEIEEIFKNFEFTNDDDAVKVALAVFIETVMVGKDKKTQFDMDILGRVDDEEAFKSFDWSTFFYTRLLNSLKTSLQGKKEAYELKKTRSSKAVSYYNIKGYVLAFQVWAYEVLSTANEHLATRNSKGLIPRILRWNCTQAPSYKMLQNNIFDNKNTVVQPKLKMSTQEKAFMESRIRGDDNMQMEEDESIGAMNNKSLEQSDSSPQREQLSPQREQSQTVAEESEMHPITKKKHFRSKKSNDKEERSHSKSYKKLKKEIKEVRKDLSTLTSIVCRMDDTITKQSLELYEMKQMLERLVQNQTENQGNDHTDQNDNEYVVQEQHTQQQPTEEQHTERQEETQREHEEERGSDISIDGRDADLLMTIRDISDK from the exons atggctgtacctagcgaaaagtatttccctgccactgtgtcatgccaagtgcacaagattggcagtcttattaaggataaactgaccaaggaccagctgcaaatgttcgaaaaaacaatttttggtccattgctgaatgtgaacatggtattcaacggccagttgatccatcatttcttgctgaggcagatacctgaagacggtaacgcagatggaatctgtttctcggttttagggaagaacgtccgttttacccaaaaggaattcaacatcataactggattgtggccaacaaacaatccattggagaaagattgcgatagcaagcgactgcaaagtcttctattcggatcagaaaataagaaagtaataacatgcttggaaattgaggaaattttcaagaattttgagtttacaaatgatgacgatgctgtgaaggtcgccttggccgtctttatagaaactgtgatggtcgggaaggataagaaaacacagtttgacatggacattttgggaagagttgatgatgaagaagcatttaaaagcttcgattggtcaactttcttctacactcgtctgctcaacagtttaaagacaagtctccaaggcaaaaaagaagcatacgagctgaagaagacacgaagttccaaagcagtgtcatactataacatcaaaggctacgtccttgcttttcag gtgtgggcttatgaagtactctcaaccgcaaatgagcacctggccacaagaaacagtaagggattaatcccaaggatattgagatggaattgtacacaagctccatcttacaaaatgctgcagaataacatattcgacaacaaaaat actgttgttcaacctaaactcaagatgtcaacccaagagaaggctttcatggagagtcgaattcgaggggatgataacatgcaaatggaggaggatgaatccattggagcaatgaacaacaaatcattggagcaatcagactcatctccacaaagagaacAACTCTCACCCCAAAgggaacaaagtcaaacagtggctgaggagtctgaaatgcatccaatcaccaagaagaaacatttcagatcaaagaagtccaatgacaaagaagaacgaagtcattcaaaatcctacaagaaactgaagaaggaaataaaagaagttcgtaaggatttatccacactgacttctatagtctgtaggatggatgacacaatcacaaagcagtcattggagctgtatgaaatgaagcagatgctggagagattggtccag aatcaaactgaaaatcaagggaatgatcatactgatcagaatgacaatgagtatgttgttcaagaacaacatactcaacaacaacctactgaagaacaacatactgaacgtcaagaggaaacccaaag ggaacatgaagaggaacgtggtagtgatataagcatagacggtagggatgcagacttgctaatgactataagagatatatcggata aataa
- the LOC127150346 gene encoding uncharacterized protein LOC127150346 has translation MLHLKHHCKRSFRILHSSFLTGINKPDCIVWNHIFDTHLVTPDNKKAEWTDPTAHLSIWTEKDVEYYFNTAVGDYNDIPGWGDVNYVITCINIKEHWLAIAADMRKCRIYVFDSMPNYVEQKLVDEALQMPARCIASLAIAIGVNLHSDRFTYGPWPIRRSKATLQKGRSLDCGIFCTKFVECLVTASDLGCLTVPNMKLFRQQYVLELWANKYFC, from the exons atgttgcatctcaagcaccattgcaagcgttcttttagaatattacattcctcttttctg actggaatcaataaaccagactgcattgtttggaaccacatttttgatactcatctggtgacaccagataataagaaagctgaatggacagacccaacagcacacctaagtatatggacagaaaaagatgtcgaatactatttcaacactgctgttggtgattacaacgacataccagggtggggagatgtcaactacgtgattacctgcatcaacataaaagaacactggttggctattgcagctgatatgagaaaatgcaggatctacgtgttcgactcaatgccaaattatgttgagcagaaacttgttgatgaagctcttcaaatgcctgcacgatgcattgcctcactcgcgattgcaattggagtcaacctccattcagatcgtttcacatatggcccttggccaatacgcagatcgaaggccacattacagaaagggcgttcattggattgtggaattttctgtaccaaatttgttgaatgccttgtaactgctagtgaccttggttgtctaactgtgccaaacatgaaactgtttagacaacaatatgtgctggaactttgggccaataaatacttttgttaa